The genomic window CACTCATGCATAACTTTAGAAGGTTGAATTAGGAATAATTTGGTGTTTATCCTTTATGCTTTTTagcttttttcaaaatttttattatgcatAAAATGCAGTCAGAAAatgattttgtaaaataattttaaaatatacaaaccaTCATAGTAGAAACGCGGTCATCATTGAtgctgtttttcaaatatttctggtCTCCTGCTTCCAAGCGCATGGTAGGAATGCTCTTCCTGGTGGCTTCATAGTTAAGGGGGGCCATGTGACTAGACTGAAACAATGAGTTTAGAGGAGAAGCATGATGTGTCACTTCAAGGCTGAAGCATTTAATTGCTGATGTAAGATACTCCaaagttctttttcctctctgcGTTGATGACCAGAAATGTCGAAAGTGGTGGATGCTTCATCAGCTTGAATATCTGAGAAGCCACCAGGAGCAAAGCCCCTCTGCAAACTTGTGATTGACATTTAGCATTagtaaaaaataaacctttgtttttaAAGCACTGAGATATGCCAGTTGTAGTCTTCATAACATAATCTAGTCCTTTGTGACTGCCACAAAATTGGTTACTAGAAAATGGGTACTGCCATAAGAAAAACCTCAAATGTGAGGCATTAGCTTCAGGACTCAGTGTCAGACGGGAAGAAAACAGTTACAGCAAAGTGCCCGCATGTGCACACGTgcccgtgcacacacacacacacacacctcaaaaATAACTGTAGACAGTACTTCTgtggtattcttgccaaaaatgaatAACCTCAATGTGATCATAAGAAAACATCAGGAAAACTCAAAATAGGATGTATTTTACCAAATGCCTGATCAGCACACtacaaaactgtcaaggtcatgaaagacaagagTAAAGAAAAAGTCACACATGAGAGGAGGCTAAGGAGATCTAACAATTAACATATATTATTGGatactggaaaagaagaaaaacattaatgGGAACATTGAAGAATTTTGAATTAGCTCTATAATATAGTTAATATTGTTAATTTCCTGGTCTTGATAATTATACTATTGTTAAGAAGATGTTAATGATACAGGAAGCCGGGTGAAAGGAatatgagaactctctgtactgttttttttaatttttgtaatttttctgtaaattaacttatttaaaactaaaaagttaaaagatataGTGGAAGGAGAACTGTGTAGCTTTGTCAAAATGTCATGCAAAGGCGAGTAAAAAATTCTTCAtgcaaaaaactaaaagaattgcgtgtgtgtgtgtgtgtgtgtgtgtgtgtgtgtgtatcaagtTCAGTTTCTCCCTTGAGGGACCTATAATTGCTCCAGATGGCAAATGTTCAAGTCTAAGTAACCAGGGGATTTATTCAGTCCAAAGTATGTGGGGGAGGTTGCATCAGTCAGGGTTCAATCAGAGAAACAAACACTCAGAGTGATATACATATAAGAAGGGACTTATAATAGGGTCCAGGCCTTATTGAATTGTGGAAACTGGTTAATTAGTCTCAGCGAGGCTTTTGTCTTTGCATCGGATGCTGAAACCTGAAGTCAGCAGGGAAGTCAGGAAGAAGAGATGATGCAAAGTAGAGGAAGCAAGGGTAAATGGAATCCATGAGGAATATCTGGAGCTCACAAGGACTGACTGGGATCCATGTTGATCTTTCACTGCCTCCAAACCTCCAATTTCAATGACATCAatgccctgaaaaaaaaaagtgggcattcttttttatggagcTGGTGAAGAAGAAGGAAGATATGAGAGAGAACTGGAGCAACTGTGGGCCCAACTGCTGCCCCACACCAAGGTAAGCCAGGATATAAGCAAAAATATTCATGAGCTGCAGCAGCACCTTTCTGAGCATAAAACAAATGTGGCTACTACTttacctttgcctcccaaatctTTTACCAAAGTAAGACTGCTGTGCTTGGTAGCACAAGCAGTCTCAGAACCATTCAGGGAACTCTGAGTAAAGTTTTAGTTTAGCTAAGTGAGCAGAGTATAAATCCCCACAGAGGCAGACCTTCTAAACAGCAGGTGGAAAAAGAACCGTGTAATTTATCTGCTTTCACTTTTGCTCTCATTGACACTGAGTGTCACTTGAAATACCAAATgatgttttttttaatgttttgttagTATTATTGCTGGTATGCATCCCATGAAGTTATGCAGGGTGCCCCAAACTTGGAATTCTAGTTCACAACTCTCTTCTTATGGCCCGTAAATTCTCTTTTGGGACTCTTAAGATCCTTTCCTGACAGCAGACCTTGGTAGGGGCTTCTTGAGGCTCCCAGACCCCCGGGCAGTTGTCCCTAACTTTGGATCTCAGTGAGCAGGAACTTCAGTCCTTATGTTCCATTCTAAATTCTAATCTCATTATGCAAATTACTCTACATTTTCCCAAAAACACAGAGATAATACTCATTTTGAGAAGTATTATCAAAGAAAAGCCATTGTCAGGACACAAGATGTTTCATTACATCTTTCTTTCCCAAGAAAAGTCTGCAAAGAATGATGTGATATAGGCCAgatgcgttggctcatgcctataatcccggtactttgggaggctgaggtgggcggatcacctgatgtcaggagttcgaaaccaacctggccaacatggtgaaaccccgcctctaccaaaaatacaaaaattagcctgttgtggtggcacatacctgtggtcccagctactcaggaggctaagacaggagaatcacttgaaaccaggaggcagaggttgctgtgagccaagattgtgccactgcactccagcctgggcagcagagtgagaccctatctcaaaaaaaaaaaaatggtgtggtATAGTTCATCAATGTTGGGGAAAAGGTGATCTTCTGAATTCATTTACACaaataacacatataaaataaaaatgaatatttttattgaacagtAATTGAACATCTAGTAACTTAAATTTATATTAAGTAAAGCTTaggacaaattttaaaacaatttaaactcATAAAACAGCTGAGAGAACTTTAAGCAATCCATGGATGTCAAATAGGATTTTTCTACCAACTATATCACTTCTAagtataaacaatttttattgcAACAATTGTTAAAACAAACTCATAAAACAGCTAAATTTTAAGCAATGCATGGATGTCAAATAGGATTTTTCTACCAACTACATCACTTGCAagtataaacaatttttattgcaacaatttttaaaacaaactcaTAAAACAGCTAAGTTTTAAGCAATGCATAGATGTCAAATGGGATTTTTCTACCAACTGTATCAAACGGTTATGTGTAagtataaacaatttttattgcaatttattcttaaaagttaattaaaatatattttttcaaatatgagaGATTTTTATATTCCTAGCTGGTATCTTATAGGAGATGCTTGTCCCAGGAGGACTTCCTGGAATGTAATCCTGTGGGAGTTCCCAACCATAAAACTTCAAGAAAATTTAATGCATAGAGTAAACAATGTCATGtgattaaatttaatttagttcTTAACAGCTTCAGTGTGCTCAAATTAATCAATATTAACATAttgattcagaaaatgtggatAATCCCAAGTTATTTGCTCTGAGGAGATGAATTATCTGGTTAGGAATTCATCTACACACtacttcttgttttccttttctaaggctgtgtgtgtatgtgtgtgtgcgtagcTGGCCAGGAGCTCTGTGCCATCGTGGCTGTACACAATGCAGGTGATGTTTGTTGGGAAATCACAATTAATCAGAAGATGAGGAGTGAATTTCTTTAGTACTCCATTGTTTTCTGTCTCATCAATTCTCCTCTGGTCATAAATCCTTACAAACTGATCATGTCCATCCACTGCGAATTGGTAAATATTGGCAGGATTCACAGAGATTGTATACAGTCCCACTTTCTTATTCTTCTCTCTTGTTAACACAACTTttgcagctgtgtgtgtgtggccaagTGTTAGGAATTAATCTACACActacttctcttttccttttctgagactgtgtgtatgtgtgtgtcagtATTCAAAGAACTATGGTTTGCTTTATTTTACCTCTAAAGAATAAACACGTTTATGAAATTTTCAACTCAATTGAagaattttatcttcaaaataaattgGTAAAAGacgaaaaaagtaaaaaattaatagcTTTCAGAATGTCTGAAATGAGTAGATACATCTAATAAGGCCATTAATTTTTCTCAACAAAATTATGCAATTTTAGAGGTCAATTATAAGGgaacaaaggaaaagaggcaTAAATAAGTTGCGTATGCACTCATATAAAGGGTAACAAAACACGCATAaagaagcagaggaaaggaaTGAGAGACAAAGAATgtgtggaaggaagaaaggaaagtacaGAAGGAGATGGAAGAGATGGTTTTCAGCATatattgtgaaaaacaaaagacaaaaagcaaatctATTAATCAATTGACAATTCTAAATTAGTCAAACTGAATTTTAAAGTCCAGTGTACTTAGGTGGCATCTAGCTGGACTGGGTATGAGGCCTTCAGGATGGCGTGCACTGCACTTGATCTTGGCCCTCCTCCTCGGATGTATCTGAGGTGCTGGAAGACTCATCCAGCTCTTCATCTGGGAACTCAGCTCCATGACCTCTCCAGCCGGGGTGATGACCTCTCTGTAACAGGTGACGCACGAAGAACCGAAGCATGTGGTTGTCAAACGAGTCTGTATAGTGCAAGTTATCTTCATCTCGCTCCCGCTTGTTCTTCTTAATCACATCTTTTAACCCAGCAAGCTCAGTGGCAGTGTTAGCTGTGGGTGTCCAGATCTTGACATGCTGATCTAGGCCACTGGTCGCCAACACAGGTAGGTAAGGGTGGGGTTCAAGACAGTTTACTATATCTCCTCTGTCCCCCTCCATGAACTGGATGATCTGGCAGGATGATTTCTCCCAGAAGAAGACGTGCCCACAATCACTACCGCTCACGACAAACTCACTCCTGGGGCCATAGAAATTAACACATTTGATTGTGTCATTATTTCTGTGACCCTTATATCTCTTAACATATTGAGCACCATCACTGTGAGAAGAGTTGAAGAGGTAAATATCTTCATCATTGTAGCTGGCCAGGAGCTCTGTGCCATCGTGGCTGTACACAATGCAGGTGATGTTTGTTGGGAAATCACAATTAACCAGATGATGAGGAGTGAATTTCTTGAGTACTCCATTGTTTTCTGTCTCATCAATTCTCCTCTGGTCATAAACCCTTACAAACTGATCATGTCCACCCACTGCAAATTGGTAAATATTGGCAGGATTCATAGAGATTGTATACAGTCCCACTTTCTTATCGTTTTCTCTTGTTACCACAACTTTTGAAGCTGGCCGGTCTTGTCTGAGGTCAATGGTGAACACAACGGCATCTTCACCTGAAGTGAGGAACCTATAAGGagagtctggctccagagccaaCTCGTGGGCAGGTCCCCTGTGCTTGGCCACACGCTTAGTATTCTCGCAATATGATGCATTAATTAGTTCTGCTACCCGTACCTGACCATCATGGCCACACATGGCCAGGGTGGAATCACCACAGTTAGGAAAGaatttagcctgggtgacattaATACCGTGACCACTCTGAAAGTTCAGTACTGGCTTCTGCCGCACCCAGTCCCACACTATCACCCTTAAGTCATCACCGCTACTGGCCAGCCGGGTGCCACGCTGGTTAAAGTGTACAGTACTGACAGAACCGGCATGGCCTCCAAGAAGACACTGCGGGCGGAAACGCTGCACAAAGGCTCTTGCCCCGCAGGCCTCATATACAAAGCGGGCACTTGAACCCAGCTGCCACTGGCGAAGAGCAGTAAGGACTTGCCAGCGAGGTCGGGGCAGGGCAGATGTCTCTGAGGAAATCCATTCCTCCAACGCCCTATCCTCCTCTAACAAACATTGATCATGGTTGGCGCCACCACATCGTAGACACACCCGAGGctgttcttcttcctcctccccttcctcctcctccatctcttcttcttcctcctctctttctgtctcctcctctcCCACTAAGGGGTAATCAGATAAACCTTCACCACTCACGAGGAAATGCTCAAAGTCCTCCACACTTTCAAGTTCGACCTCTTCACTTGAACTTTCTGGGTCTGTGTTTGGATTTTCTGTGCTGGCATCGTTCGGGAAACCACCATCCCTGGTATCACCACCATCTCCAGTCGATGGCTCTGCGGCCGCCATTTCAATGTCTGAGGAGGCCGCCATCGCCGCTGCTGCTCCAGACTGCTCCTCTGGGCTGCTGAACAGGCTTTCAGTCACTAAGTCTGGTAAGCCATCTGTGCTGCCCTCTTGGTGCGACATCTCGAACGATGTTTGCCGTAGCTGATCTAGAACTGGAAAAGCCAACCCCTAAAAGCTCAGGGAAGAGAGCACGCCTGCCCCAAGGACGGACGGTGGGAGAAGGAAGTAGGTAAGTCGCAAAGAGACACCAACCCGATTGGCTAAAGGGGGCGACAAACTAATCCACCAATGCTGACGTCAGTACGGGAGCCAGTGAGGTTCAGAAGGCTTCTTATCTGCTCGCCTCCTCTCAGCGTCAAGACTGCTCTAATTTTTCCAGGCCCAGAGCCACACCCCCACGGGCATCTTACACTGTGAGTAGCTGTGGTTTTTTTGAAGATTGAAACTTGCCGCACTTTGGAAAATGCTCTTATTAGAAAGGTCACGCAGTGAATGCAAAGAACTCTGATATTCTTAGTCTTGCCACCAGACGGCAATATTTTGGCATGACAGTGAGGTCTCTACTATAGGTGTATCTTAAGTTAGACATAGGCTCTGAGATGAGGATGTATCTTtaattaattcaagaaaattatCTAAGGGAAGACAGCCGACGCCAAGGAAGAGT from Nomascus leucogenys isolate Asia chromosome X, Asia_NLE_v1, whole genome shotgun sequence includes these protein-coding regions:
- the DCAF8L1 gene encoding DDB1- and CUL4-associated factor 8-like protein 1 isoform X1, with translation MSHQEGSTDGLPDLVTESLFSSPEEQSGAAAAMAASSDIEMAAAEPSTGDGGDTRDGGFPNDASTENPNTDPESSSEEVELESVEDFEHFLVSGEGLSDYPLVGEEETEREEEEEEMEEEEGEEEEEQPRVCLRCGGANHDQCLLEEDRALEEWISSETSALPRPRWQVLTALRQWQLGSSARFVYEACGARAFVQRFRPQCLLGGHAGSVSTVHFNQRGTRLASSGDDLRVIVWDWVRQKPVLNFQSGHGINVTQAKFFPNCGDSTLAMCGHDGQVRVAELINASYCENTKRVAKHRGPAHELALEPDSPYRFLTSGEDAVVFTIDLRQDRPASKVVVTRENDKKVGLYTISMNPANIYQFAVGGHDQFVRVYDQRRIDETENNGVLKKFTPHHLVNCDFPTNITCIVYSHDGTELLASYNDEDIYLFNSSHSDGAQYVKRYKGHRNNDTIKCVNFYGPRSEFVVSGSDCGHVFFWEKSSCQIIQFMEGDRGDIVNCLEPHPYLPVLATSGLDQHVKIWTPTANTATELAGLKDVIKKNKRERDEDNLHYTDSFDNHMLRFFVRHLLQRGHHPGWRGHGAEFPDEELDESSSTSDTSEEEGQDQVQCTPS
- the DCAF8L1 gene encoding DDB1- and CUL4-associated factor 8-like protein 1 isoform X2 yields the protein MSHQEGSTDGLPDLVTESLFSSPEEQSGAAAAMAASSDIEMAAAEPSTGDGGDTRDGGFPNDASTENPNTDPESSSEEVELESVEDFEHFLVKEETEREEEEEEMEEEEGEEEEEQPRVCLRCGGANHDQCLLEEDRALEEWISSETSALPRPRWQVLTALRQWQLGSSARFVYEACGARAFVQRFRPQCLLGGHAGSVSTVHFNQRGTRLASSGDDLRVIVWDWVRQKPVLNFQSGHGINVTQAKFFPNCGDSTLAMCGHDGQVRVAELINASYCENTKRVAKHRGPAHELALEPDSPYRFLTSGEDAVVFTIDLRQDRPASKVVVTRENDKKVGLYTISMNPANIYQFAVGGHDQFVRVYDQRRIDETENNGVLKKFTPHHLVNCDFPTNITCIVYSHDGTELLASYNDEDIYLFNSSHSDGAQYVKRYKGHRNNDTIKCVNFYGPRSEFVVSGSDCGHVFFWEKSSCQIIQFMEGDRGDIVNCLEPHPYLPVLATSGLDQHVKIWTPTANTATELAGLKDVIKKNKRERDEDNLHYTDSFDNHMLRFFVRHLLQRGHHPGWRGHGAEFPDEELDESSSTSDTSEEEGQDQVQCTPS